In the genome of Mucilaginibacter terrenus, one region contains:
- a CDS encoding pyridoxine 5'-phosphate synthase, with translation MARLSVNINKIATLRNSRGGNNPDLVQVAKDCERFGAQGITVHPRPDERHIRYQDVFDLKKIVTTEFNIEGNCQEQKFVDLVLASKPEQVTLVPDALGQITSNHGWDTVANQQYLQDIIKVFKDASIRVSIFVDPVIGMVEAAATTGTDRIELYTEAYATGYHQNKAEALAPYVKAAEKAHELGLGINAGHDLDLHNLKYFAENIPALDEVSIGHALISDALYYGLENTIQMYLRQLVNG, from the coding sequence ATGGCTCGTCTGTCGGTAAATATCAATAAAATAGCTACGCTGCGTAACTCGCGCGGGGGCAACAATCCCGATCTGGTTCAGGTAGCAAAAGATTGCGAGCGGTTTGGTGCGCAGGGTATTACCGTACACCCCCGGCCGGATGAGCGCCACATTCGCTACCAGGATGTGTTCGATCTTAAAAAGATCGTAACCACGGAATTTAACATAGAAGGAAACTGCCAGGAACAAAAGTTTGTAGACCTTGTGCTCGCCTCAAAACCGGAGCAAGTAACGCTGGTGCCGGATGCCCTGGGGCAAATAACATCTAACCATGGCTGGGACACTGTGGCAAATCAGCAGTATTTGCAGGATATTATTAAAGTGTTTAAAGATGCGAGCATACGTGTTTCCATCTTTGTCGATCCTGTAATTGGCATGGTAGAGGCTGCTGCTACAACGGGTACCGACCGAATTGAACTTTACACCGAAGCTTACGCCACAGGTTATCACCAAAATAAAGCAGAGGCCTTAGCCCCTTACGTGAAAGCTGCGGAGAAAGCGCATGAGCTTGGCCTGGGTATAAACGCTGGCCACGACCTGGACCTGCATAACCTTAAATACTTTGCAGAGAACATCCCTGCTTTAGATGAGGTAAGCATCGGGCATGCTTTAATAAGCGACGCACTTTACTATGGTCTAGAGAATACCATACAGATGTATCTACGACAACTGGTTAACGGATAA
- the ahcY gene encoding adenosylhomocysteinase yields the protein MSTVETAYVKNKVKDISLAEWGRKEIELAEAEMPGLMALRAEYGASQPLAGARIAGCLHMTIQTAVLIETLQALGAQVTWSSCNIFSTQDHAAAAIAAAGTSVYAWKGMNAEEFDWCIEQTLFFGEDRQPLNMILDDGGDLTNMVFDKYPELAAGIKGLSEETTTGVHRLYERMKAGTLLVPAININDSVTKSKFDNKYGCRESLVDAIRRATDVMMAGKVGVVCGYGDVGKGSADSLRNAGVRVIVTEIDPICALQAAMEGFEVKKLSTAIAEADIVVTATGNKNIVREEHFRALKDKAIVCNIGHFDNEIDMAWLNGAYGNTKIEIKPQVDKYTIEGKDVIVLAEGRLVNLGCATGHPSFVMSNSFTNQTLAQLELWTNTDAYEKKVYTLPKHLDEKVARLHLAKIGVELEVLDQDQAEYIGVTVEGPFKPEYYRY from the coding sequence ATGTCTACAGTAGAAACTGCATACGTTAAGAATAAAGTGAAAGACATTTCACTGGCCGAGTGGGGCCGCAAAGAAATTGAATTGGCCGAAGCAGAAATGCCTGGCTTGATGGCACTTCGTGCGGAGTATGGCGCGAGCCAGCCACTTGCCGGCGCACGTATAGCAGGCTGCCTGCACATGACCATACAAACCGCTGTATTGATTGAAACGCTACAAGCATTGGGTGCACAGGTAACCTGGTCGTCATGTAACATATTCTCTACCCAGGATCACGCTGCTGCTGCTATAGCTGCTGCCGGCACTTCTGTTTACGCCTGGAAAGGCATGAATGCCGAAGAGTTTGACTGGTGTATAGAACAAACGTTGTTCTTTGGCGAAGATCGCCAGCCGCTTAACATGATACTTGATGACGGTGGTGACCTTACCAACATGGTGTTTGATAAATATCCTGAATTGGCAGCGGGCATTAAAGGCCTTTCTGAAGAAACTACTACCGGTGTACACCGTTTATATGAGCGCATGAAAGCAGGTACTTTATTGGTGCCGGCTATTAACATCAACGACTCTGTTACCAAATCTAAGTTCGACAACAAATACGGTTGCCGTGAGTCATTAGTAGATGCTATCCGCCGTGCAACCGACGTAATGATGGCGGGTAAAGTAGGTGTTGTTTGCGGTTACGGAGACGTAGGTAAAGGTTCTGCAGATTCTTTACGTAATGCTGGCGTTCGTGTTATTGTTACTGAAATTGACCCTATTTGCGCGCTACAAGCAGCTATGGAAGGTTTTGAAGTGAAGAAACTTTCTACTGCAATTGCCGAGGCTGATATTGTTGTTACAGCTACAGGTAACAAGAACATTGTTCGCGAAGAGCATTTCCGTGCTTTAAAGGATAAAGCTATCGTATGTAACATTGGCCACTTTGATAATGAAATTGACATGGCATGGTTGAACGGTGCTTACGGCAATACCAAAATTGAGATAAAACCTCAGGTAGATAAATACACTATTGAAGGTAAAGACGTGATTGTACTTGCCGAAGGTCGTTTGGTAAACCTGGGTTGTGCTACCGGCCACCCAAGTTTTGTAATGAGTAACTCGTTTACCAACCAAACACTTGCACAACTTGAGCTTTGGACAAATACCGACGCTTACGAGAAAAAGGTATATACCTTGCCTAAGCACCTGGACGAGAAAGTAGCCCGCTTACACCTTGCTAAAATTGGTGTGGAACTTGAAGTACTAGATCAGGACCAGGCGGAATACATTGGCGTAACTGTGGAAGGGCCGTTCAAACCGGAGTACTACCGTTACTAG
- a CDS encoding gliding motility-associated C-terminal domain-containing protein has translation MLRRIFLLLTLVAFFHCRAKAEIFVVTSNADIGPGTLREALTKAAANGVAEKDYINFNLPDLSEAGRTIILSSQLPDVTGYVVIDASSQLGTTFGVSGARICLSYITDRDTPLSGLSIRDVSDVEVYGLYLTKANDNVNSKGDLLNFTLGFEIVNSTNIILGAAGKGNVCDRFYFPIMTNFMETGNSTINLTLKANIMGVAPDGKTLSIKWEQESTLFETYGNVVIGGTPNEGNVFATGLSLWGGNEYAAAPRGDLVIKNNHIGVDHDATTSFEQGLNVGTSSLTPANSIRIEDNVAGATGGFGAIWVSNSTSKLIMLRNFIGTDKTRTHKFDVIQGIMVAGYYGSVQIGSDDPGDANVVGYCKPLFLVNDLNVHFNKNSFFCVKDASPIYLASLYTPLTTISISNITASSISGNATPNAAVELFYADKCGTCAPETYFASVTADNAGNWHYEGAITGTVIASATFNGSTSEFTTATIDVTSVKVISACNGKGSITGVVPANVQSFKWVDEQGNTVGNERDLIDVKPGKYQMIASNGDCVASTPYYEIVEGFEVSATPPAVKKPTCGESNGTVTGIKLTNNTGTSIIISWKDASNKEWGTGVDLTGIPAGSYTMYATSAEGCIKTYGPVIVIDENAPTIDQTQVILTDATCDNYDGSIKGLTAKGTDLRYSWANTNGKTFGGGSIDLENVPAGTYILTVKSGACTAVSEPITIQSANGVSITGTANVQSERCEGNNGSITGLEANGATKVEWRNAGGTLVGSSIDLKNIAAGDYFLTISNATCTYSTEFQVAKLQPILFPDFPASYVKSCAAFPTGSITLNTGNSPSQPINYRWVNSKGDNVGFDKTVQFLAKGDYKLYLTDQNGCENLYKSYTVEEYSPMVVTTFGTITNIQCGVGTGRVSSTIVTGGSGHYEYQWLDSNGNAISGQNQSSIDNVPVGDYKLRITDGGCNLAELPYSIIDVSATPPAPVANNVQLSGAGRGQITIKDPFPTAIYRLYDSQSSTQFIDEQIGGNFDIQVSEGRSYYVSLTYGYCESARTKVLVSLCITAKDIATAFTPNGDGINDYWMIKGLEFNNAATVQIFNRYGDKVFQSRGYSKPFDGTLSGKQLPSGTYYYVINTGTSCGQFSGNVTVIR, from the coding sequence ATGTTGCGGCGAATATTTTTACTACTAACCCTTGTTGCTTTTTTTCACTGCCGCGCAAAAGCCGAAATTTTTGTAGTGACCAGCAATGCCGATATTGGGCCAGGCACCCTGCGCGAGGCTTTGACAAAAGCTGCGGCCAACGGTGTTGCTGAAAAAGACTATATCAATTTCAATTTACCGGATTTAAGCGAGGCGGGTAGGACAATAATCCTTTCTTCACAATTACCGGACGTAACAGGGTATGTGGTAATCGATGCTTCTTCACAGTTGGGTACCACATTTGGTGTAAGCGGCGCCAGGATCTGCCTGTCGTACATTACGGACAGGGATACACCGCTATCAGGACTATCAATCCGAGATGTGAGCGATGTAGAAGTATATGGATTGTACCTGACCAAGGCAAACGATAACGTCAACAGCAAAGGCGATCTCCTCAATTTCACACTCGGTTTCGAGATTGTCAACAGTACGAATATCATTTTAGGAGCTGCCGGCAAAGGCAACGTTTGCGACAGGTTTTATTTCCCGATCATGACCAATTTTATGGAAACAGGGAATTCAACAATCAACCTTACTTTAAAGGCCAACATAATGGGCGTTGCACCTGACGGTAAAACTTTATCCATCAAATGGGAACAAGAAAGCACCCTTTTTGAAACTTACGGCAACGTTGTAATAGGTGGCACACCCAACGAAGGGAATGTATTTGCAACAGGCCTGTCTCTTTGGGGAGGCAACGAATACGCAGCGGCACCAAGAGGCGACCTAGTTATTAAAAATAATCATATAGGGGTAGATCACGATGCCACCACATCATTCGAGCAGGGACTTAATGTGGGGACATCCTCGCTGACGCCAGCCAACAGCATCAGAATAGAGGACAATGTGGCCGGCGCAACGGGCGGCTTCGGCGCGATATGGGTGAGCAACAGTACATCCAAGCTGATTATGCTGCGTAATTTTATTGGGACCGACAAAACCCGTACACACAAGTTTGATGTGATACAGGGTATTATGGTGGCGGGTTATTACGGTTCTGTACAGATAGGTAGTGATGATCCCGGAGATGCCAACGTAGTTGGATACTGCAAACCACTTTTCTTAGTGAATGACCTTAATGTTCACTTTAACAAAAATAGTTTTTTTTGTGTCAAAGATGCATCTCCGATATACCTGGCAAGCCTTTATACACCGCTTACCACTATCAGCATAAGTAATATCACTGCATCTTCAATATCAGGCAATGCTACCCCGAATGCTGCCGTTGAATTGTTTTACGCCGATAAATGCGGCACCTGTGCACCCGAGACCTATTTTGCATCTGTTACGGCAGATAACGCTGGTAATTGGCACTATGAGGGAGCTATTACAGGCACAGTTATAGCCTCGGCAACCTTCAATGGATCCACCTCAGAATTTACAACTGCAACTATAGATGTAACCTCAGTAAAGGTGATAAGTGCCTGTAATGGAAAAGGCTCAATAACCGGGGTTGTACCCGCAAATGTGCAAAGCTTTAAATGGGTAGATGAGCAGGGCAACACAGTTGGCAATGAACGCGATTTAATTGACGTAAAGCCCGGAAAGTACCAGATGATTGCTTCAAATGGCGATTGTGTTGCATCAACGCCGTATTATGAGATCGTGGAAGGCTTTGAGGTTTCGGCAACTCCTCCTGCGGTTAAAAAGCCCACCTGCGGAGAAAGCAATGGAACTGTCACGGGCATTAAACTGACCAATAATACAGGCACTAGCATAATAATCAGCTGGAAAGACGCCAGCAACAAAGAATGGGGTACAGGCGTTGACCTTACAGGCATCCCCGCAGGCAGCTATACCATGTATGCTACATCTGCCGAAGGATGCATAAAAACTTACGGTCCTGTTATCGTGATTGATGAAAATGCCCCGACGATTGATCAAACCCAGGTAATTCTCACAGACGCAACCTGCGATAATTATGATGGATCTATAAAAGGCCTCACAGCAAAAGGTACGGACTTGAGATACTCGTGGGCAAATACAAACGGAAAAACGTTTGGCGGCGGTAGTATTGATTTAGAAAATGTACCCGCAGGTACGTACATACTTACTGTAAAGTCGGGCGCTTGCACGGCTGTTAGCGAGCCCATCACCATACAAAGCGCCAACGGGGTTTCAATTACAGGTACCGCTAACGTACAATCAGAGCGATGCGAAGGCAACAACGGCTCTATTACCGGTCTGGAGGCCAATGGTGCTACAAAAGTCGAATGGAGAAACGCCGGCGGCACGCTTGTTGGCTCATCAATAGATCTAAAGAACATAGCTGCCGGCGATTACTTTTTGACGATAAGCAACGCGACCTGTACTTATTCAACAGAGTTTCAGGTAGCAAAGTTGCAGCCCATATTATTTCCAGATTTTCCGGCCAGCTACGTAAAATCGTGCGCAGCGTTCCCCACCGGCAGCATTACACTAAACACCGGTAACTCGCCCAGCCAACCTATTAACTACCGCTGGGTGAATAGTAAAGGTGATAATGTTGGCTTCGACAAAACTGTGCAGTTTTTAGCTAAAGGAGACTACAAGTTATACCTCACCGACCAAAATGGCTGCGAGAACTTGTATAAAAGCTACACCGTTGAAGAATATTCACCAATGGTAGTAACCACATTTGGCACCATTACCAATATACAATGCGGGGTAGGTACCGGCAGGGTGTCATCCACCATTGTCACCGGCGGGAGCGGCCATTATGAGTACCAGTGGCTGGATAGTAACGGCAATGCTATTTCCGGCCAAAATCAATCCTCCATTGATAATGTACCCGTTGGTGATTACAAGTTGCGGATAACTGATGGCGGCTGCAACCTGGCAGAACTCCCCTATTCTATAATTGATGTAAGCGCCACACCTCCTGCACCAGTTGCCAATAATGTGCAGTTGTCCGGGGCAGGGAGGGGACAAATAACAATAAAAGATCCTTTTCCAACAGCTATTTACCGCTTGTATGACTCTCAAAGTTCAACCCAGTTTATTGATGAGCAAATTGGGGGCAACTTTGATATACAAGTATCCGAAGGGAGAAGTTACTACGTAAGCCTTACCTATGGCTATTGCGAAAGTGCACGTACCAAAGTACTGGTATCGCTGTGTATAACTGCTAAAGATATAGCCACTGCTTTTACACCAAATGGAGACGGCATAAACGATTACTGGATGATTAAGGGGCTTGAATTTAATAACGCAGCTACTGTACAAATATTCAACCGTTACGGAGACAAGGTGTTCCAGTCGCGCGGGTACTCAAAACCTTTTGATGGCACTTTAAGCGGCAAACAATTACCATCTGGAACGTACTACTACGTCATCAATACAGGTACAAGCTGCGGGCAGTTCAGCGGGAACGTAACCGTTATCCGTTAA
- the gcvP gene encoding aminomethyl-transferring glycine dehydrogenase, translating to MKLNIDYQEKFQQRHIAPNDSDTAKMLKTVGVETIDQLIDETVPARIRLKNPLNLPPAKSEFDYLNTLKVTASKNKVFKTYIGQGYYDVIVPGVIQRNILENPGWYTQYTPYQAEIAQGRLQALLNFQTMISDLTGMEIANASLLDEGTAAAEAMFMQYSLRKNTKANTYFVSEELFPQTIDILKTRSEPYGIKLQIGDHRTAELTDEVFGAIVQYPAGHGAVYNYADFASELHAKNIKLTVVADLMSLALLTPPGEWGADVVVGSSQRFGVPMGFGGPHAAFFATKEEYKRSLPGRIIGVTIDSAGNYALRMALQTREQHIRRDKATSNICTAQALLAIMAGMYAVYHGPKGVKLIAERIHGLSVLLANSLNTLGYQQLNEAYFDTLKFDLGELAGPIHSEALNNEANLHYNGSIVTISLDETTSVEDVKTLVRLFAKVKGKTLNDANFDTLKESVESVIPAGLQRTSAYLTHALFNSYHSEHEMLRYIKSLEAKDLSLCHSMIALGSCTMKLNATTEMVPVTWPEFSKMHPFAPADQVGGYMQLFDELNKWLSEITGFAAMSLQPNAGAQGEYAGLMVIRAYHNDRGDSHRNVALIPASAHGTNPASAAMAGMKIVVVKCDDNGNIDVADLKAKAEQYQNDLSCLMVTYPSTHGVFEESIIEICDIIHQNGGQVYMDGANMNAQVGLTSPANIGADVCHLNLHKTFCIPHGGGGPGMGPIGVAKHLVPYLPGHAVVDIDNGKAIHAVSAAPWGSASILIISHAYIAMMGGEGLTDATKYAILNANYIKARLSGHYPVLYTGANGRCAHEMILDCRSFKQAGVEVSDIAKRLMDYGFHAPTVSFPVAGTVMVEPTESEPKHELDRFCDAMISIRHEIEDIEKGLSDKADNPLKNAPHTTAVITSNEWEHPYTRQKAAFPLSYVAQHKFWPSVGRVNDTYGDRTLICSCPPLSDYEFEESEVTTPEYGT from the coding sequence ATGAAGCTGAACATAGATTACCAGGAAAAATTCCAGCAGAGGCACATTGCACCGAACGATAGCGACACCGCTAAAATGTTGAAAACGGTTGGTGTGGAAACAATAGACCAACTGATTGACGAGACGGTTCCGGCCCGTATACGCTTAAAAAATCCTTTGAATTTGCCTCCGGCAAAAAGTGAGTTTGATTATCTGAACACACTTAAGGTAACCGCTTCTAAAAACAAGGTTTTTAAAACGTACATAGGCCAGGGTTATTATGATGTGATTGTTCCGGGAGTAATCCAGCGCAACATCCTCGAGAACCCCGGATGGTACACCCAATATACGCCTTACCAGGCCGAGATTGCCCAGGGCCGTTTACAGGCGCTGCTGAATTTCCAAACCATGATAAGCGACCTGACCGGGATGGAGATTGCCAACGCGTCGTTACTGGACGAAGGTACCGCTGCTGCCGAGGCTATGTTTATGCAGTACAGCCTGCGTAAAAACACTAAAGCGAACACCTACTTTGTAAGCGAGGAGCTTTTCCCGCAAACAATTGACATTTTAAAAACCCGCAGCGAGCCTTACGGCATAAAACTGCAAATAGGTGATCACCGTACCGCCGAGCTAACGGATGAGGTATTTGGCGCCATAGTACAGTACCCGGCCGGCCATGGCGCGGTTTACAACTACGCCGACTTTGCCAGCGAACTTCACGCCAAAAACATAAAACTTACCGTAGTTGCTGACCTGATGAGCCTGGCACTGCTTACGCCTCCGGGTGAGTGGGGTGCCGATGTTGTAGTTGGCAGCAGCCAGCGTTTTGGTGTACCGATGGGTTTTGGTGGACCGCATGCGGCATTCTTTGCTACTAAAGAAGAATACAAACGTTCTTTACCCGGTCGCATTATTGGGGTAACTATTGACTCTGCCGGTAACTATGCGTTGCGTATGGCTTTACAAACCCGCGAGCAGCACATCCGCCGCGACAAGGCTACATCTAACATTTGTACCGCACAGGCACTATTAGCTATTATGGCTGGTATGTATGCTGTATACCATGGCCCCAAAGGTGTAAAACTGATTGCTGAGCGTATACATGGCTTATCTGTGTTACTGGCAAATTCGCTAAATACCCTGGGTTATCAACAGTTAAACGAAGCTTACTTTGATACTCTGAAGTTTGACCTGGGCGAACTGGCTGGCCCGATACATTCGGAAGCGCTGAACAACGAGGCAAATCTTCACTACAATGGCAGCATAGTGACCATCTCGCTTGACGAGACAACATCTGTTGAAGATGTAAAGACATTAGTGCGCTTGTTTGCTAAAGTAAAAGGCAAAACCCTGAATGATGCTAATTTTGATACACTGAAAGAAAGTGTTGAGTCGGTAATTCCTGCCGGCTTGCAGCGTACTTCAGCATACCTTACACACGCACTGTTTAACTCGTACCACTCAGAACATGAGATGCTGCGCTACATAAAATCTCTGGAAGCAAAGGATCTTTCGCTTTGCCACTCCATGATTGCGCTGGGATCATGCACCATGAAGCTGAATGCAACTACCGAAATGGTACCCGTTACCTGGCCGGAATTCAGCAAAATGCACCCGTTTGCCCCTGCCGACCAGGTGGGCGGCTATATGCAGCTGTTTGATGAACTGAATAAATGGTTAAGTGAGATAACCGGCTTTGCGGCTATGAGCCTGCAACCTAATGCGGGTGCACAGGGCGAATACGCGGGTTTAATGGTTATACGTGCTTACCATAATGATAGAGGAGACAGCCACCGTAATGTGGCGCTTATCCCGGCATCTGCACACGGTACCAATCCGGCTTCTGCAGCTATGGCAGGAATGAAGATTGTGGTTGTTAAATGTGACGACAACGGAAACATAGACGTTGCTGACCTGAAAGCAAAAGCAGAACAATACCAGAACGATCTATCGTGCCTGATGGTTACTTACCCATCCACCCACGGGGTATTTGAGGAGTCGATCATCGAGATCTGCGACATCATACACCAGAACGGCGGACAGGTTTATATGGACGGCGCTAACATGAACGCGCAGGTAGGCCTTACCAGTCCTGCTAACATTGGCGCGGATGTTTGCCATCTTAACCTGCATAAAACATTCTGTATACCTCACGGTGGCGGCGGCCCTGGTATGGGCCCAATTGGCGTAGCCAAGCACCTTGTTCCTTATCTGCCGGGTCACGCTGTTGTTGATATTGATAATGGCAAGGCCATCCATGCTGTATCTGCGGCACCATGGGGCTCAGCATCAATCCTGATCATCTCACATGCCTACATAGCCATGATGGGCGGCGAAGGGTTAACTGATGCTACCAAGTACGCCATACTGAACGCCAACTATATTAAAGCGCGCCTGAGCGGTCACTATCCGGTATTATATACCGGTGCTAACGGCCGTTGCGCACACGAGATGATTTTGGATTGCCGCTCCTTTAAGCAGGCAGGCGTTGAAGTGAGCGATATTGCAAAGCGTTTAATGGACTACGGTTTCCATGCGCCAACAGTATCGTTCCCGGTTGCAGGTACCGTAATGGTGGAGCCAACCGAATCGGAACCTAAGCATGAGCTTGACCGTTTTTGCGATGCCATGATCTCTATCCGTCATGAGATAGAAGATATTGAAAAAGGCTTGTCAGACAAGGCGGATAACCCGTTAAAGAATGCGCCGCATACAACTGCCGTTATCACCAGCAATGAGTGGGAGCATCCTTATACCCGCCAGAAAGCAGCCTTCCCGCTGTCTTATGTAGCGCAGCACAAATTCTGGCCTTCAGTAGGCAGGGTGAACGACACCTACGGTGACCGTACGCTTATCTGCTCTTGCCCGCCGCTTAGCGATTACGAGTTTGAAGAAAGTGAAGTAACCACACCGGAGTACGGCACGTGA
- a CDS encoding polysaccharide deacetylase family protein, whose protein sequence is MIKHALAVLLFVFAFTTTASAQADFRSLDKYEVYFGTARRFGKTWLTLRRFEDHGRKFLLLVDQATLNTRTDLESNYTVQQMPLADLRAAFKYLPYVRALSSTEQHSVAVQDAGIERGLPKETGISLTADLCPSHRSLDKRIFVDILNEFKAVERPVPVALSVSGLWLNKHQQDLAWLKQMQNDHEINITWVNHSYKHRVSLKAPLKRNFLLEPGTNINYEVLETERDMLRNGLLPSVFFRFPGLVSDQQLVYEITGFGLIPIGTDAWLAKGQQPRAGSIVLIHGNGNEPIGVTDFIELLKSKAADIAHKQWLLYDLRQTVDDEFEQ, encoded by the coding sequence ATGATTAAACACGCGCTTGCCGTACTGCTATTTGTATTCGCCTTTACTACAACTGCTTCAGCACAAGCTGACTTCAGATCGCTGGATAAATACGAGGTTTACTTTGGGACAGCCAGACGTTTCGGCAAAACCTGGCTTACATTGCGCCGTTTTGAGGATCATGGCCGTAAATTTTTGCTTTTAGTTGATCAGGCGACACTTAATACGCGAACCGACCTGGAGAGCAACTACACGGTGCAACAGATGCCTTTAGCAGATTTAAGAGCGGCCTTTAAATACTTGCCGTATGTAAGAGCCCTCTCATCTACAGAACAGCATTCGGTAGCGGTGCAGGATGCAGGGATAGAGCGTGGGTTGCCAAAGGAGACCGGCATCAGCCTGACAGCAGATCTTTGTCCATCACACCGCTCATTGGATAAACGAATTTTTGTTGATATCCTCAACGAATTTAAAGCTGTGGAGCGGCCGGTGCCGGTAGCCCTGTCGGTAAGTGGCTTGTGGCTAAACAAGCATCAGCAAGACCTTGCCTGGCTTAAGCAGATGCAGAATGATCATGAAATTAACATCACCTGGGTTAATCACTCTTACAAGCACCGGGTTAGTTTAAAAGCTCCGCTAAAGCGCAATTTTTTGCTTGAGCCCGGCACCAATATTAATTATGAGGTTCTCGAAACTGAAAGGGATATGCTAAGGAATGGGCTGTTGCCATCAGTATTCTTCAGATTTCCCGGCCTGGTATCTGATCAGCAGCTTGTTTATGAAATCACCGGCTTCGGGCTTATTCCAATTGGTACTGATGCGTGGCTTGCAAAGGGACAACAGCCGCGCGCGGGCAGCATTGTGCTGATACATGGTAACGGCAACGAACCAATAGGTGTAACGGACTTTATAGAACTTCTAAAATCAAAAGCTGCCGACATTGCACATAAGCAATGGCTTTTGTACGACCTTCGCCAAACGGTCGACGATGAATTTGAGCAATAA
- a CDS encoding DUF5655 domain-containing protein codes for MPYICPKCDRELVNESQRHYCARVSLDDLFKGKPDELLLLFDKLLAEVADWPEVLVGTTPNCITFVHRQTFFVIRPMQKFLDLKFYTPEKLEQPQLYKSVEVAGRYQHNLRLSNVAELQPQVFAWIRTSYELL; via the coding sequence ATGCCCTACATTTGCCCAAAGTGCGACCGCGAACTAGTAAACGAAAGTCAGCGACATTATTGCGCAAGGGTGAGCCTCGACGATTTATTTAAAGGTAAGCCTGATGAGTTATTGTTGTTATTCGACAAGCTGTTGGCAGAGGTAGCAGACTGGCCCGAAGTGCTGGTGGGGACCACACCCAACTGCATCACGTTTGTACACCGCCAAACGTTTTTTGTAATTCGCCCGATGCAAAAGTTTCTTGATCTAAAGTTTTATACCCCGGAGAAGTTAGAGCAGCCACAACTCTATAAAAGCGTGGAAGTTGCGGGCCGTTACCAGCATAATCTTCGGTTAAGCAATGTGGCTGAGCTTCAACCACAGGTATTTGCATGGATAAGGACATCTTATGAGTTATTGTAA
- a CDS encoding peptidoglycan DD-metalloendopeptidase family protein, which translates to MGIISQKNQPQPRVVQVKAKHFNGLKFGIAVVLIMVMVLMSAIMRLNNQVVQQSQENSRLHSQIATLQGEIDKTTEDAMLASAEKEGNRSKAVGYIESIQSKLKSINNYLSKRGLRSISFKTVNISNKKNDTKMYSEFNAYLDKLVNNIAYMPMGYPKLSSFTSFFGYRGNPFDFGGSEFHPGLDFRGQKGDAVKCTASGRVIWASRAGGYGNCVKIKHTNGLETWYGHLSKISVREGQRVTVGDVIGKVGSTGRSTGPHLHYEIRKNGQPVNPKQYLSLNM; encoded by the coding sequence ATGGGCATTATTTCTCAAAAAAATCAGCCTCAACCGCGGGTTGTACAGGTAAAAGCAAAGCACTTTAACGGGTTAAAATTTGGTATAGCAGTAGTACTTATTATGGTGATGGTGCTTATGTCGGCCATTATGCGCCTTAACAACCAAGTGGTACAGCAAAGCCAGGAAAACAGCCGTTTGCACTCGCAGATTGCAACACTGCAAGGTGAGATAGACAAAACCACCGAAGATGCAATGCTTGCGTCTGCCGAAAAGGAAGGCAACCGCAGCAAAGCAGTGGGCTACATAGAAAGCATTCAATCAAAATTAAAGAGCATAAATAATTACCTAAGCAAGCGCGGCCTGCGCAGTATCTCTTTTAAAACAGTTAACATCAGCAACAAAAAGAACGATACTAAAATGTATAGCGAGTTTAACGCCTATTTAGATAAATTGGTAAATAACATTGCCTACATGCCTATGGGTTACCCAAAGCTTAGCTCTTTTACTTCATTTTTTGGCTACCGTGGCAACCCTTTTGATTTTGGCGGAAGCGAATTTCATCCGGGTCTTGATTTCCGCGGCCAGAAAGGGGATGCTGTAAAGTGTACAGCAAGCGGCAGAGTGATATGGGCATCCCGCGCAGGAGGTTACGGCAACTGCGTTAAAATAAAACATACCAATGGTTTGGAAACCTGGTACGGCCACTTGTCCAAGATTAGTGTACGCGAAGGGCAGCGCGTTACGGTAGGAGATGTTATTGGTAAGGTTGGGTCTACCGGCCGCTCAACCGGTCCGCACCTTCATTATGAAATTCGTAAGAATGGACAACCGGTTAACCCTAAACAGTATTTAAGCCTGAACATGTAA